A section of the Falco biarmicus isolate bFalBia1 chromosome 3, bFalBia1.pri, whole genome shotgun sequence genome encodes:
- the FOXQ1 gene encoding forkhead box protein Q1, translated as MKLEVFSQHYEDKLSAGSDQEGSGSLSPAPAESELGSDGDCAANSPGGGAGRPGHPQPPPPAPQPPPPAESAKGKPYTRRPKPPYSYIALIAMAIRDSAGGRLTLAEINDYLMSRFPFFRGAYTGWRNSVRHNLSLNDCFVKVLRDPARPWGKDNYWMLNPSSEYTFADGVFRRRRKRLSRAAPPPQPARPAAPPPPPPPPQEAAGAGAASPGASPRCCCASSPCNCAPGAAAKEAAAGGSGAGAAGGGGAKFSSSFAIESLLRRPARPRAAPQPPPHVRLLWPAPPGPPHLLPGPYPLLPYPPAAQPPPAALYGGGLLQLCAYGLGEPPPLLLGGGRQALAQGEPPPAERPRPPLFPAALPKGGRGPPGSPLYGPLRLAGPPQPAAGGSASFRPYAVETPLA; from the coding sequence ATGAAGCTGGAGGTGTTCTCGCAGCACTACGAGGACAAGCTCAGCGCCGGCAGCGACCAGGAAGGCAGCGGCTCCCTCTCCCCGGCGCCGGCCGAGAGCGAGCTGGGCTCGGACGGCGACTGCGCCGCCAACagcccgggcggcggggccgggcggccggGGCACCCCcagccgccgccccccgccccgcagccgccgccgccggccgagAGCGCCAAGGGGAAGCCCTACACGCGGCGGCCGAAGCCGCCGTACTCCTACATCGCGCTGATCGCCATGGCCATCCGCGACTCGGCCGGCGGCCGCCTGACCCTGGCCGAGATCAACGACTACCTGATGAGCCGCTTCCCCTTCTTCCGCGGCGCCTACACCGGCTGGCGCAACTCGGTGCGCCACAACCTCTCCCTCAACGACTGCTTCGTCAAGGTGCTGCGCGACCCGGCGCGGCCCTGGGGCAAGGACAACTACTGGATGCTGAACCCCAGCAGCGAGTACACCTTTGCCGACGGCGTCTTCCGCCGCCGCCGCAAGCGCCTcagccgcgccgccccgccgccgcagcccgcccgccccgccgccccgccgccgccgccgccgccaccgcaGGAGGCGGCCGGAGCGGGCGCCGCGTCCCCCGGCGCTTCCCCGCGGTGCTGCTGCGCCTCCTCACCCTGCAACTGCgcgccgggcgccgccgccaaggaggcagcggcggggggcagcggggcgggggcggcgggcggcggcggcgccaaGTTCTCCAGCTCCTTCGCCATCGAGAGCCTCCTCCGGCGGCCGGCCaggccccgcgccgccccgcagccgccgccgcaCGTCCGCCTCCTCTGGCCGGCACCGCCCGGGCCCCCGCACCTGCTGCCCGGCCCCTACCCGCTGCTCCCCTACCCACCTgccgcgcagcccccgcccgccgccctcTACGGCGGCggcctcctgcagctctgcgCCTACGGGCTGGGCGAGCCGCCGCCGCTGCTCCTGGGGGGCGGGCGGCAGGCGCTGGCCCAGGGCGAGCCGCCGCCGGCGGagcggccgcggccgccgctCTTCCCCGCCGCCCTTCCCAAGGGCGGGAGGGGGCCGCCCGGCTCCCCGCTCTACGGGCCCCTCCGGCTGGCCGGGCCGCcgcagccggcggcggggggctcggCCTCGTTCCGCCCGTACGCCGTGGAGACCCCCCTGGCTTAA